One Caretta caretta isolate rCarCar2 chromosome 6, rCarCar1.hap1, whole genome shotgun sequence genomic region harbors:
- the SAMD15 gene encoding sterile alpha motif domain-containing protein 15 isoform X2, with amino-acid sequence MEQVPEEERSGGPGPEPGSEPEESESESQPGPACLAWSPVEVAEWVRQLGFPQYEEISWHVRELLGIEEPLWSRSIALPYRDNVGLFLEHKAPTGAKADALTFSQFVQEAGLEPYATISQQSGLFTKVEADALTFFVQEATIPSSLD; translated from the exons ATGGAGCAGGTCCCGGAGGAGGAGAGGTCCGGGGGGCCAGGGCCTGAGCCCGGATCCGAGCCCGAAGAGTCCGAGTCCGAGTCCCAGCCTGGCCCGGCCTGCCTCGCCTGGAGCCCCGTGGAGGTGGCTGAGTGGGTTCGGCAGCTGGGCTTCCCCCAGTACGAG GAGATTTCATGGCATGTGCGAGAGCTGCTGGGGATTGAGGAGCCTCTCTGGAGCAGAAGCATTGCCCTCCCGTACAGGGACAACGTGGGCTTGTTTTTAGAGCACAAAGCCCCAACTGGTGCAAAAGCTGATGCCCTCACCTTCTCTCAGTTTGTCCAAGAAGCAGGATTAGAGCCATATGCTACAATTTCACAGCAGTCTGGGCTTTTTACAAAGGTGGAAGCAGACGCCCTTACCTTCTTTGTTCAAGAAGCTACAATTCCATCCTCTCTGGATTAA
- the SAMD15 gene encoding sterile alpha motif domain-containing protein 15 isoform X1, translated as MEQVPEEERSGGPGPEPGSEPEESESESQPGPACLAWSPVEVAEWVRQLGFPQYEECFTTNCITGRKLIHVNCSNLPQMGITDFDHMKEISWHVRELLGIEEPLWSRSIALPYRDNVGLFLEHKAPTGAKADALTFSQFVQEAGLEPYATISQQSGLFTKVEADALTFFVQEATIPSSLD; from the exons ATGGAGCAGGTCCCGGAGGAGGAGAGGTCCGGGGGGCCAGGGCCTGAGCCCGGATCCGAGCCCGAAGAGTCCGAGTCCGAGTCCCAGCCTGGCCCGGCCTGCCTCGCCTGGAGCCCCGTGGAGGTGGCTGAGTGGGTTCGGCAGCTGGGCTTCCCCCAGTACGAG GAGTGCTTTACAACTAACTGCATCACTGGCCGCAAACTCATCCATGTTAACTGCTCAAACCTGCCACAGATGGGCATAACAGACTTTGACCACATGAAG GAGATTTCATGGCATGTGCGAGAGCTGCTGGGGATTGAGGAGCCTCTCTGGAGCAGAAGCATTGCCCTCCCGTACAGGGACAACGTGGGCTTGTTTTTAGAGCACAAAGCCCCAACTGGTGCAAAAGCTGATGCCCTCACCTTCTCTCAGTTTGTCCAAGAAGCAGGATTAGAGCCATATGCTACAATTTCACAGCAGTCTGGGCTTTTTACAAAGGTGGAAGCAGACGCCCTTACCTTCTTTGTTCAAGAAGCTACAATTCCATCCTCTCTGGATTAA